The nucleotide window GTGGCGGGGGGCCGGGGGAACACCCAAGGATTCGGAGGCAACCACTTGCCAGCCTCACCGCCCCCGCGCGCCGCGCGGGCGCGCGCGGGCGCgcgcgctcacacacacacacacacacacacacacacacacacacacgcccgctCTGCGTGCTCAATACGGCCTCCGCCCTCAGGCACCACCCGGGAAGGGTGCGCAGCCGTGGCACGGAGATCGCGAGGCTCGAGGAGAGCATTCAGGGCGCACAGAACCACGGGGATCGGGCCCCCGCAGACAGCAGGGAGCCCAAGTGGCTGTGAGTTCCGGTCAGTGGCGGAACAGGGCGCCTCCGCCCACGGCCGAGCTGGCTCTGCGGgtaggggtggggatgggagtggTGAAGGAGTCGAGCGCTCGGGACGCGACCCAGGGGCCGGCCGCGCGGCCAGTGGCACCCTCAAAACACGCCTGGAAGCCGGCGGGGGCCGCGGGGGCGTCCTCCCGGGGGCCTGCGTGCGTGCGCCTGTTGAGTGCGCGCCTtcgcctcccctccccggccGTAAAACCCAAGCGGAAGGCGGGTGTTAAGATGCTGCTGACAGGATCGCCTGAAACATGTTTACAGTAGGAGGCTTTTCCTCCAAAAAGCACAGCCCGAGTCGATTCCAATTTATTTCCTCCCTGTGACTGTAATCGAAAGGCGAGGCTCCGCCGCGGCGCGCAGCAAGGCCGAGCACCGGTAATCCCCAGCGAGCCGCGAGCGGCAAAGCCTGCCCGCGCAGGAGTCGCTGCGCTCGGCCGCGCATTCCGGCTCCGGGAaaccatttcttttctctttttccttttattttttttttattttttttttaaggaggaggaagagatgggCTCTGCTCGTCCATGAGCGACGGGCGCCGGTTCTCCTAAGCCAATCGCCCTAGCCGGGGAGCAGCTGGCGGGGCAGCTCATTCTCACCCGCTCctggttctttttgttttgttttgtttttttcaaggtGATCCGGCCACGAGAGTTGATCATCTGCCGAGCACGGCCACTACTAGATGCAAACAGGCTAGTCTTGGCTTGCCCAGTCTCCGGCAGCTCCTGGCAACTGAACAAATCCTAAATTTTTGAttgattaaaatgatttttaaagaactaaatcaGAATTCACCAACACACCCTAGTGCTCGCTGACCGATTCAAGTGCCAGCTACAGAAGGGACTAGTCAGGGAGGGGTGCTGGGCTccctggagaggaggaggaggagagcgagCTCCGGCCGTGCCCACGGAGTCCCACGTGCGCGCGCGGGCGCAGGGAGGCTCGGCGCTGCCACCTGGCGGCGGCCGCTGCCCAGATGGGGACGCGGCTGGCCGCAGAAGCTGCCCGGCTCCCGGTGGGCGTGCCCTGTGTCCGCCTCGGGAAACCCGGCAGAAGCCCTGGGTCGGCCTGCCTCAGCGCCACCGGGCCCCGGCAGACACCCGTGTTCTCTGCCTGTCCTCCTGAGAAGATCAGCAAGAGGGGGGAAATGCGGGCCACTGGTTTGGAGCGCTTCCAGGATCCTACCATGTGCTCGTGGCTCATGTGGCACAAAATGATGATCTCTAAGTCTGTTCtaagagtgaaaaataaaataagaaaattaaataaagcagAGTCTTCATTTGccgccccccccgggggggtccTGAGTTGGTATTTGGAAAATTACTGctatgtatgattttttttcaatacgACCCCTGGTCCGGTCCAGTTTCCATACAGCATCAACCCTAGAAGATAGTGTTGTGTTGTCTACTTCATTAGGCAGCCAATCAGAACAAAAAAGCCAGGGTTCTTTCAGTTGACCAAGGCCAGTGGCATCCCATTCCCACGGTTTCTTTCCTGTCAACTAAATAACAAGGGGGTCCCTCCCTCCAGGCCAGTAcccctgtattttattttacctgCATACTGCTCAGGTCAGATGAGCTTCTACAGTCATAGTTTCTACAGCCCAGGCTAGGCACAGTCTTGCAAGTCCTGGATATTTGTTGCTATAATTTCATTCAAGGttctcccccacaccccacccccaacaaccTGCACCTCTGTGCTAGGAACACATGAGGCCGCGTATAGTATCTTATTTCCATCTATATCATTTGTGGGAGTTTAGGCTGTGCAGGTGTGtgagaacagaagagaaatacCTTACCAAATACTACACTGACATTGCAAACGTAAGCTCATTATTTAGTGGAATAACTAAAAGATCAAATATTTACcctcatttaaaaatttgaaatgtgtAGCTCACTGCTAATCAAGACAATTCATTTATTATTCCaaaattaagacttttttttttttttttttgcaaaattacCTTGGCTTTCTGTTACTACAGTTAAAAGAGTAGCATTAAGGATTACTGCATGTACTGCAAAGCCAGCAGAGGGAACACTGAGTACTGATTTTGTAGGGGCCACCAATTACCtggtatttgggggaaaaaaaagtattagaGAACTAGTACTTTTGATTACCAAGCATATAAAGTGATGTAATGAGAACACAGAAATCTGGTTCTGCTTCATTATTTGGTATTCAGAGGCTTGATACATCCCAGTGTACAGACAGTAAGAAGGATGACTTTAATAAAAGGCCTTTGTCACACATTTTCTTATATTCTAAGACACTTAACACGCAAAAATAGACCTGCATCAGAAGTCTAATCACAGAAGTCTAATTACATGGTATCATCACAAAATTGGTGAAGTCACTAATACCCTATTTCATGAATTCtgagggaagatctttctttttcgtTTCAACACCTCTGGCACAGGGAGGCATCTTGCAAGGAGATGGCTGTCACCGTTTCAGAGGCAGTTTTTCTTCCTTGATGGTAGGTAACATAATGGTAGGTCTTAAAATCTGCTGGATTTGTTGAGATGCAGAAAATGCATCCAACAAAAACAGGAGACCAGTGGTTATTAGGAATGTACCCTTTTAAAATCTCCCTGCTTTAAGCATAAATGTAACTGtatatatgaatacatgaaatttgttccctttatgtaaaattttttaagacgcaaaaaagaaagcataaacaTAATTACTGTCACTACTTTAACTGCCATTTTCTTCACAACATAGTGGTGGTGGAAGCATAAATGATTTGGAAATATAGTCAATTATATTGATATTCACCTTGACTGAATCATCAAAGTAGCTACATCCTCAAATCACAGCTgacataaatatcaaaataagtatattttttctctttttcatcctAGTGAAAAGATTGGTTTTATGGATAATACAccttttagaataatttttatgtCAGATTGATATCATTTAGGGGTGtgtgtttattaaaaaaagaaatgtatgatAACACACCAATATAGTTATGCAAAAATCAATGCCTGTGTGATTTTTTGGGGGAGGGCAGATGTTTCGAATTTCTTTCCCctctgaaaaaaaatgcatgtaccTTGGGTAGCCAATGGTAAAAAATTATCTGCCTTTACCCACAAGCACATTCCTGCTTGTGGCTGATCCTTGGAGGGTCAGATGTCTCCATAGTGTGGTTTTTTCCCTAGTAAAAGTCTAAATTTGACAACCTGGGCCTCTTGCCAGCCTCCATACTTTAAAAGGTTGACAAGATAAATAGAAATCTGTCCAGCACTAGTTTGATCTGAATTGAAAGCTGACTTAATTATGTTGGGTTGGCTCTACCTATCACTGGTCTCAAGAAAGTCAGGTTACCATTGCAATGTTGAGGATGGTCAAGTTGTTCTAAAATTTTGATCTTCACACACTGGGAAACGGACAATTTGTGTGGCCAAATTAGTGTGCACTCTGAATAGCTAGGAACACTTTCCCTGCCACATTCAGGCctcctctttctttaaaaatcagtgaGGTGAGAGGGGCTGCTGCCACCGTTCATGTGTGGTTGGTTCAcagcccagcccaacccaggTTTGACTCTGGAACAACACGCTGCTTCTGTCAGGGGTGTCTCTGGCATCTGAATTACCAAAGGAAGAGTGTGAACATGCCCCGAGGGTTTACTACACATTAGGTGTTTTGTAGTCACAAACTGATGGACCCTCCCCTCCCAACCACCATGGTTCCTGATGCCCCCATGTCACAGATGAGGACAACCGAGGCTTGGTGTCACATCCCCACATCCGGTCAGAAGCACCCACAGTCAGATCTACTGTGGACGCGGAGGCTGCGTTCTCTTCTGGCACCCGTTACCACCTCCACCTGCAATTTCCCCTTGCCTTGGTCTTTTAGTTCTATTTGACCCAAGTAACAGATGGGAGATgtatgggaagggaagggaaggggagcagggcgggggaggaggctctgagggcagggtggggagagaccGTGGGGCGATCTTTAATTCTGACAATGTGGAAAACACTGCTGAGAAAGCGAAATCGGTTTCCACCCGTCACCAGCCATGGTCACCCTGTGGACACTCCCCCTTTGAGGGGGCCGTGGTGCCCCGTTTGCTGTGTTTCCAGGGACAGCTCTGCTGTTTGGGCTCTCCAGAATTTACAGAGGAGTTGCAGCCATTAACCAGCCAGAGTTAACCCCTATTTGGTTAAGAGCGTAAGCAATTATTCTAAAAAGTCCTCCTCCCTGCCGTCCACCGACAGTGTAGACACGGTTCTTGGGGAGATTTACACAATACAATCAACATCTGCGCTGTACCTAGAATTGTTAAAATAATTGTGATGACAGGTGTCTAGGTACCACTTTCTTAATGGTTTTCAAGATCCACTGATTTATTgtggcctccccctcctccaccccccacccccgtttaCATCTTTGGCTCTTAAGGAGTGAGGAACAGATTTTGCACTGGAGGCTGATTCTTTCTTCCAATGCTGAAAAgaactaataaaaataatcacttgGCTTTTAAGCAGAAAGCTTCCATTTGCAATATTTCACCCtcatctccccaccccccctccaAGCCCCTTGTTATCTAACATAATGGTTAGAATACATTTCCGTCTCTCCCCTTAATAACTTCATGCATTAACATCCTcttcacacacaccccacacgcccgcgcgcgcgcacacacacacagacacacgcacacagcaaaaggaaaaaagaggcaGCAGAAATCTCAGCTGCACTCCTAGCCCTTTTAAAAAGTTTGCTCTGTAAATTGGAATGAGGTCAGATGTGGAGCTTCTCATTGCACGCGGGGATTATTATTGCATCGGGTTCCAAGCCAATGGGAGGCTCGCGGGCGGGGCTTGGCACGAGAAGCGTTAGTTACAGCGGCTGATTGGCTGCGGCCAGGACTGTGAAAGGATAAAGAGGCGCGAGGCGGAATTGGGGTCTGCTCTAAGCTGCAGCAAGAGAAACTGTGTGTGAGGGGAAGAGGCCTGTTTCGCTCCCGGGTCTCTAGTTCTTGCACGCTCTAGTCTGCACTGGAGGAACTCTGCCATTACCAGCTCCCTTCTTGCAGAGGGAGGGGAAAACATACATTTATTCATGCCAGTCTGTTGCATGCAGGCTTTTTGGCTTCCTACCTTGCAACAAAATAATTGCACCAACTCCTTAGTGCCGATTCCGCCCACAGAGAGTCCTGgaccagagtcttttttttttttttttttttttttttttgctttgcattGCAAGAAAGGGACTAAGTGATACAGACTATGTCTCTTTCGTGAGCTACCGAGAGCGCTCCTGAACTGGAAGCAACTGCTTcaggggaagaagaaaaaaaaatttttttttttttttttttagagagactTGCCTGGGAGGCGACGAGAAACTTGGAAGCCTCAGCAATCAGCATTCGCGAAACTCCGTCTCCACTTTTAGCACGGTCTCCAGACTCTGAGCCGACAGACAGCAAACTGCGGCGCGGTCGgtgagagagactcagagaggggagagagagagagagagaggagagagcgagcgagcgagcctcTCCAGCCTGGAAGCTACAACTCCTGCGCGACAGGCGGAGTTCTCCGTCCCCGCATCTTTTTGCGGACTTTTCTCTCCTCGCCCACCTCCGCCCCGGCGCGGAGTGGAGGGGCCCGCTCGGCCGCGGCGCGCGACCCTCGGCTCGGCGTGTGCTCGGCCCCGGGCAGCCGGCAGCGCCCGGCGATCGCGCCCCGGGCCGCCGCGAGGGTGTGAGCGCGCGTGGGCGCCCGCGGAGCCGGGGCCATGGTGCAGCAAACCAACAACGCCGAGAACACGGAAGCGCTGCTGGCCGGCGAGAGCTCGGACTCGGGCGCCGGCCTCGAGCTGGCCATCGCCTCGTCGCCCACGCCCGGCTCCACCGCCTCCACGGGCGGCAAGGCCGACGACCCGAGTTGGTGCAAGACGCCGAGCGGGCACATCAAGCGGCCCATGAACGCCTTCATGGTGTGGTCGCAGATCGAGCGGCGCAAGATCATGGAGCAGTCGCCCGACATGCACAACGCCGAGATCTCCAAGCGGCTGGGCAAACGCTGGAAGCTGCTCAAAGACAGCGACAAGATCCCTTTCATTCGGGAGGCGGAGCGGCTGCGCCTCAAGCACATGGCTGACTACCCCGACTACAAGTACCGGCCCAGGAAGAAGGTGAAGTCCGGCAACGCCAACGCCAGCtcctcggccgccgccgccgccgccgcctccaagCCCGGGGAGAAGGGAGACAAGGTCGGTGgcagcggcgggggcggcggcggcggcggcggcggcggcggcggcagcggcaacgcggggggaggaggcggcggcgcgagcggcggcggcggcgccaaCTCCAAACCGGCGCAGAAGAAGAGCTGCGGCTCCAAAGTGGCCGGCGGCACGGGCGGCGGGGCCAGCAAGCCGCACGCCAAGCTCGTCctggcgggcggcggcggcggcagcggcggtggCGGGAAAgctgcggccgccgccgccgccgccgcctccttcgCGGCCGAGCAGGCGGGGGCCgctgccctgctgcccctgggcgccgccgccgccgctgaccaccaccatcaccacgcGCTGTACAAGGCGCGGACTCCCGGCGCCTCGGCCTCGGCCTccgcggcggccgcggcctcGGCCACCCTGGCGGCGCCCGCCAAGCCCCTGGCTGAGAAGAAGGTGAAGCGCGTCTACCTGTTCGGCGGCCTGGGCGCCACGGCGTCCCCCGTGGGCGGCGTGGGCGCGGGCGCAGACCCCAGCGACCCGCTGGGCCTGTACGAGGAGGGCGGCCCGGGCTGCTCGCCCGACGCGCCGAGCCTGAGCGGCCGCAGCAGCGCCGCGTCGTCGCCGGCCGCCGGCCGCTCGCCCGCTGACCACCGCGGCTACGCCAGCCTGCGCGCCGCCTCGCCCGCCCCGTCCAGCGCGCCCTCGCAcgcgtcgtcgtcgtcgtcgtcgtccgcctcctcctcctcgggcTCCTCGTCTTCCGACGACGAGTTCGAGGACGACCTGCTCGACCTGCACCCCAGCTCAAACTTTGAGAGCATGTCCCTGGGCAGCTTCAGCTCGTCGTCGGCGCTCGACCGGGACCTGGATTTTAACTTCGAGCCGGGCTCCGGCTCGCACTTCGAGTTCCCGGACTACTGCACGCCCGAGGTGAGCGAGATGATCTCGGGAGACTGGCTCGAGTCCAGCATCTCCAACCTGGTCTTCACCTACTGAGAGGGGCGCGCGGGccggggagaggagggggcccGGGGAGAAgcgagagaggagaaaggagagaaagagagagagagagagaaaaaaaaaaaggagaaacggAACGGATGAAGAGCCGAAACAgaaaagggaaacagagaaaacgaaaacaaaaaaatgtttgaagaaaaaaaaaaaaggaaaaaggagcaAAACAGTGCGCAGGGCCGGCATCGGCGCGCCCCCGCCGCTGGAGCGGAGCGCGGGGGCGCTTGGACGCGcgctcccatcccccaccctgcGCCCGGCGCGGCCCGAGGGTGGACGGGGCGACCTTTTGGTGTTGTTATTGATGTTGTTGGTGATGATGGCAAAACAAGCTACTTCGAGTTTCCTCCCCTTTGCTTgaagagaccccccccccccgcacctcctccccttccaaaagagagagagcttccggACTTGTCCGCGCCCCCAGCGAGCCGCCCGgctaggtttttgttgttgttttgttttttgtttttgtttttgtttttgttttctctgagaGACTGAAGGAATCTTAGCCCTCTCGCTTCGCCACCTGCCtggttttgtttgatttttgtggTGTTTTTCTTGGTCCGGTGCGGAGGGGAGAGTGGGGGGAGTCCAGCGcgcccccttcttccctccctccgttctctcgctcgctcgcgcgctctctctccttctctttattttattgccTCCTGAAGACAAGGCTGCGGGGAGGGGGTGATGGCGTCTGGCCGAGGGCAGAGGTTTTTAGGGGAGCGTTGGGACTGAAAGACTCCACGCTGGCCAGTTCCCGCccggaccccacccccacccgccaccctgctccccttccttcctttctttgccttttttttttttttcctgtttctttctttctttctttctttttctttttttaaattccctcGCCCCTGCAGCCGGAGGAGGCGGTGAGGAGGGGTGGAGGCCAGccggggggccggcgctgggcaGTGGCCCGAGGACCGCGGCGGGGACGAGGGCGAAGGCGATGGACGCGCGGGCTGGCGGGGCACCTGCCGGACTGGAGGGGTGTGCGGGTGTGCGCGGGGCCCTGCGGGGCTGCGGTGGGACTGCTGGATGCGGGGCAGGGCGAAAGGTTTCGGGGGGAaaaagaaggttttttttcttctcttaatcGGAATCGTGATGGTGTTGGATTATTTCACTGGTGGGGTTAATATAGCATGTTATCCTGtcaatcttttaaagatttctgtaTAAGACTGTTGAGCAGTTTTTAAAATAGTGTAGGGTAATATAAGAAGCAGATAGATGGCGCTATGTTTGATTCCTACAACGAAATTATCACCAGCTTTTTTTCATTCTTAACTCTTTAAAGGATTCAAACGCAACTCAAATCTGTGCTggactttaaggaaaaaaaaacaattcaggACCAAATTTTTTctcagtgtgtatgtgtttattccTTCTAGGTGTAAATGAGAAGACGTGTTTTTTCCCTCACCGATACTCCATCCtcgtcttttctttttccttgtaaATGTAATCAGATGCCATTTTATATGTGGACGTATTTATACTGGCCAAacgtatttttttttcttattttaatcccttttttctttcccttcttgggCTTTcgttactttcttttctttttttattttttttgttaaactttattttttcctttctttttctttctgcctttttttttttttttggtagttgtTGTTACCCACGCCATTTTACGTCTCCTTCACTGAAGGGCTAgagttttaacttttaattttttatatttaaatgtagaCTTTtgacacttttaaaaaacaaaaaaagacaagagaGATGAAAACGTTTGATTATTTTCTCAgtgtatttttgtaaaaaatatataaaggggGTGTTAATCGGTGTAAATCGCTGTTTGGATTTCCTGATTTTATAATAGGGAGGCTGGTTAATATCTCACACAGTTTAAAAATCAGCCCCTAATTTCTCCATGTTTACACTTCAATCTGCAGGCTTCTTAAAGTGACAGTATCCCTTAACCTGCCACCAGTATCCACCCTTCAACCCCAGTCTCATAAAGAAtaagaggggtggggagggagaattGGCTGAACACTGTatgcttttcagaaaaaaacagtTGTCTAGAAGAAATACTGTTCTGTCCAGAGGCTTTAAAACTGGTGCATTTACAGCAAAAAGGGATCCTGTAGCTTTAATTTGTAAACCACATCTTTTTTGCACTTTTTTTATAAGCAAAAACGTGCCGTTTAAACCACTGGATCTATCTAAATGCCGATTTGAGTTCGCGACACTATGTACTGCGTTTTTCATTCTTGTATTTGACTATTTAATCCTTTCTACTTGTCGCTAAATATAATTGTTTTAGTCTTATGGCATGATGATAGCATATGTGTTCAGGTTTATAGCTGTTGTGTTTAAAGATTGAAAAAAAGTGGAAAACATCTTTGTACATTTAAGTCTGTATTATAATAAGCAAAAagattgtgtgtatgtatgtttaatATAACATGACAGGCACTAGGACGTCTGCTTTTCTAAGGCAGTTCCGttaagggttttttgtttttaaactttttttttttttttgccatccaTCCTGTGCAATATGCCGTGTAGAATATTTGTCTTAAAATTCAAGGCCACACAAAACAATgtttgggggaaaaagaaaaagaaaaaaaatcatgccagCTAATCATGTCAAGTTCACTGCCTGTCAGATTGTTGATATATACCTTCTGTAAATAACTTTTTttgagaaggaaataaaatcagctggAACTGAACCCTAAATCTTGACTTTTGTCATTATTGTGCCCAGCGCCTAACATCGGGAGGGGCCCTACTGTGTGTCGAGACTGCATAATGTGCAAATTCAGTTCCCAGAGAGAAGCCTGTTAAATGGCACCTGATTGAAGAACACGGAGCTCCTGACCCCGAAATGATGGCATCAGCCGAATATGTGTCAACTACATGCACGCTTTCTAGGAATTTTTCTGTTTGCCACATTTAAATTAAAGCGCCCTTTgtcttgaaaatttttaaaggggggaggggcagcctgttCAGAATTCTCCGTGGACGAAACCAGCCGGCGGATCTTTCTTGAACTTGATGATCCTGAAGCTTTCTCCTTGACTCGCTCATTTTGTCTACCATCTCGCAGGAGCTAGAAGTGTTTTTCCGCTGATAAAGAACACATTAAGCCTGTTCAATTATCAGTAGATCGTCCAGGCTTTCTACTTTACCGATTGTGAAATGCAAATGGTGCTTAAGTTTCTCCCTCCCTCCGAAACCAAAAGATTATGTGGTGCTAAAAGCTTCCTTTTGTGCTGTTCCCAACGTGGGTATATAAATGTAAGAGACAGGCAACAATAGGGGTGGGCTGGATAAGTGGGTTCCGTGAGACCCAGGAGGAAAGCTGTCCTCTCAGTAGCTCGCACCTAGGGTAGGGATTTATACTTCCTTTAAGCAGCAGGCGCAGCAGGATTGCTGAGATCTCTCTGCTAGGAGAGAAAGTACCTGGGATAGCTAAGGCCTGTTTACAGTTTCGTTTGCACCTTGCTAAATAGCAGGATTTCCTGTTGATTTTGAGGGTTAACAATTGGCATTGACTAACAAAAGCCATCTTCACTTCCAAATGTCCTTTAATTAAGAATGTGTATTTTACACGTCTTCTATTTTTTCAGCACTGGGCAGGAGGGGTTAATAAGAAGTTTTTGGAAATAATCCCTTAATTATCTTCATTGCTTAAAGGTAAGAGCTGGAAGAAGAGATTTTTGGAGTCTGTTGTCCAAAACAAGCAGTTATTTCTGTTCAATAAAAATCCGTGGTTTACCCCTCTCTAAAACAATAtaactcttgtgtttccatagaaTTCATCTTTTAAGGATAGCTTCCAGCTTCCAAATTTTTTTCATGGATGCTGCTAATGGGTTTTAATTGCATTTGTGTTTTGCAGTTacaataccacattttttttaagaccttgaaACATCACATCTTAAGTTTCTTCAGAGATCTTTGCAAAAAGGGGAAGAACTCTTATGTAGAAAAGtgcttaaatttaatttttgttcatcAGAGTGACGGTTTTTCAGATCCAAAGTATCGACACTTTGACATAAATTAAGCCCTTATGatgcatgttttaaaatgatgcttatcttatatttttattttgtagaattcTCCTGCTACAACTGTGTTTGTCCTCCCTTGATTTTCCATGTGAGAGCATATGCTGtaaatattttaaggattttgatgacattgctttaaaaattaaagctcaAAGGTGTGTGTTCTTCCTGGTGGGTGGTAAATGTAAGAagcatttttattctctttcctttAAATCAATTTCTATTCAGAGAGCAAGGCATAATAAACCCAAGAAACAAAACAGTTCAGTCTTTGCAGATAATTTGGATCAATAGGAAAGCAtacatttcagattttcttttaagaatatcAAGCAATTTTTCTTTCAAGACATTGCTTCT belongs to Oryctolagus cuniculus chromosome 5, mOryCun1.1, whole genome shotgun sequence and includes:
- the SOX4 gene encoding transcription factor SOX-4 → MVQQTNNAENTEALLAGESSDSGAGLELAIASSPTPGSTASTGGKADDPSWCKTPSGHIKRPMNAFMVWSQIERRKIMEQSPDMHNAEISKRLGKRWKLLKDSDKIPFIREAERLRLKHMADYPDYKYRPRKKVKSGNANASSSAAAAAAASKPGEKGDKVGGSGGGGGGGGGGGGGSGNAGGGGGGASGGGGANSKPAQKKSCGSKVAGGTGGGASKPHAKLVLAGGGGGSGGGGKAAAAAAAAASFAAEQAGAAALLPLGAAAAADHHHHHALYKARTPGASASASAAAAASATLAAPAKPLAEKKVKRVYLFGGLGATASPVGGVGAGADPSDPLGLYEEGGPGCSPDAPSLSGRSSAASSPAAGRSPADHRGYASLRAASPAPSSAPSHASSSSSSSASSSSGSSSSDDEFEDDLLDLHPSSNFESMSLGSFSSSSALDRDLDFNFEPGSGSHFEFPDYCTPEVSEMISGDWLESSISNLVFTY